The Parabacteroides sp. AD58 genome includes a window with the following:
- a CDS encoding efflux RND transporter permease subunit produces MHSFIDKIITFSLKNKFFIFFCTGLSILIGIASFTHTPIDAFPDVTNTKVTIITQWPGRSAEEVEKFITIPIEIAMNSVQKKTDIRSSTLFGLSVVNVMFEDHVDDFFARQQVYNLLNDADLPEGITPEVQPLYGPTGEIFRYTLQSSKRSVRELKTWQDWTIERKLRAVPGVADIVSFGGEVKTFEVSVNPNQLMSYGISTLELYEAISKSNLNVGGDIITKSSQAYVVRGIGLINDIKEIENIVVKNINGTPILVKHLATVKESCLPRLGQVGCMDKDDVVEGIVVMRKGENPELVINALKDKIKEIQSELPDDVRIVPFYDREDLVHLAVHTVTKNLTEGLVFVIFVILIFMADWRTTVIVAVIIPLALLFAFICLHVMGMSANLLSMGAIDFGIIVDGAVVMTEGLFVMLDKKAREVGMPAFNVMSKMGIIRKTAKRQAKSVFFSKMIIITALIPIFSFQKVEGKMFSPLAYTLGFALLGALLFTLTLVPLLSSILLKTNVREKHNPFLNVVNKYASNVFEYCHRCRKRVITIATLVAILGLWSFTWLGTEFLPQLNEGSIYIRATLPQSISLQESVKLANEIRGKLLSYDEVRKVLSQTGRPNDGTDATGFYNIEFHVDIYPEKEWKSKLTKSELIEKLQNDLKVYPGIDFNFSQPITDNVEEAASGVKGSIAVKVFGKDLYESEQTADKIYNVLQTVEGIEDLGVIRNIGQPELRIELNEASLARYGVAKEDIQSIIEMAIGGKSASLLYEDERKFHIMVRYAEEFRRNEEEIGKILVPAKDGAMIPIQELADIKTITGPLIIYRDNHTRFCAVKFSVRGRDMGSAVKEAQQKVSQQVSLPEGYTLKWTGDFENQQRASKRLAQVVPISIAIIFIILFVLFGNSRDAGLVLLNVPYAAVGGIGALLITGFNFSISAGIGFIALFGICIQNGVIVVSDIKQNLWNGLKLEDAIHQSVKVRVRSVLMTAMMATIGLMPAAVSTGIGSESQRPLAIVIIGGLVTATIFTLFIFPLMVEAVYRMVLFDKNGKLKQRKL; encoded by the coding sequence ATGCATTCATTTATTGACAAGATAATTACATTTTCACTGAAGAATAAATTCTTTATATTCTTTTGTACGGGATTAAGTATCCTTATTGGTATCGCCAGTTTCACCCATACTCCCATAGACGCCTTTCCGGATGTGACGAATACAAAAGTAACGATCATCACGCAATGGCCAGGACGCAGTGCCGAAGAAGTAGAGAAGTTCATAACGATCCCTATTGAAATTGCCATGAATTCGGTGCAGAAGAAAACGGATATTCGTAGTTCAACTTTATTTGGCCTATCTGTAGTCAACGTAATGTTTGAAGACCATGTAGATGATTTCTTTGCACGGCAGCAGGTATATAATCTATTAAATGATGCTGATTTACCCGAAGGCATAACTCCAGAAGTACAACCGCTGTATGGACCGACAGGGGAAATTTTCCGGTACACACTGCAAAGTAGCAAACGTTCTGTCAGAGAATTGAAGACATGGCAGGACTGGACCATCGAGCGAAAGCTGAGAGCCGTTCCTGGTGTAGCGGATATTGTCAGTTTCGGAGGAGAAGTAAAGACATTCGAAGTTAGTGTAAATCCCAATCAGCTGATGAGTTACGGGATTTCCACATTAGAATTGTATGAAGCCATTTCCAAAAGTAATCTGAACGTAGGTGGCGATATTATTACTAAAAGTTCACAAGCCTACGTTGTTCGTGGAATTGGATTAATAAACGATATCAAGGAAATTGAGAATATCGTTGTAAAGAATATCAACGGAACACCCATTTTAGTAAAACACTTAGCTACCGTTAAAGAATCTTGCCTGCCACGTTTAGGTCAGGTTGGCTGCATGGATAAAGATGATGTAGTAGAAGGAATTGTTGTCATGCGGAAAGGTGAAAATCCAGAACTGGTTATTAATGCCTTAAAAGATAAAATCAAGGAAATACAATCGGAACTGCCGGATGATGTCCGCATAGTTCCTTTCTACGATCGGGAAGATCTGGTACACCTGGCTGTACATACGGTTACGAAGAATCTGACGGAAGGACTTGTTTTCGTCATCTTTGTTATTCTGATCTTTATGGCAGACTGGAGAACGACCGTTATTGTTGCTGTTATCATCCCATTGGCATTATTGTTTGCGTTTATTTGTTTGCATGTCATGGGGATGAGTGCCAATCTGCTCTCAATGGGAGCTATAGACTTTGGTATCATTGTCGATGGAGCTGTCGTCATGACAGAAGGACTTTTTGTCATGCTTGACAAGAAAGCGAGGGAAGTCGGTATGCCGGCTTTCAATGTAATGAGTAAGATGGGAATCATCAGAAAAACTGCCAAAAGACAAGCGAAGTCTGTTTTCTTCTCCAAAATGATTATCATCACGGCTCTCATTCCCATTTTTTCTTTCCAGAAAGTAGAAGGGAAGATGTTCAGTCCACTGGCCTATACTTTAGGATTTGCTTTATTGGGAGCTCTTCTTTTTACCCTGACTTTAGTTCCTCTCCTGTCATCTATCTTGTTAAAGACAAATGTCAGAGAAAAACACAATCCGTTTTTGAATGTCGTAAATAAATACGCTTCAAACGTGTTTGAGTACTGTCATCGATGTCGGAAACGAGTTATAACAATAGCTACTCTTGTTGCTATTTTGGGTTTATGGAGCTTTACCTGGTTAGGAACAGAATTCCTCCCGCAGTTGAATGAAGGTTCAATTTATATCCGGGCAACTTTACCACAAAGCATATCTTTACAGGAATCCGTCAAGTTAGCCAACGAAATACGAGGAAAATTACTATCATATGATGAAGTAAGAAAAGTTTTGTCACAAACCGGGCGTCCAAACGACGGAACAGATGCGACTGGATTCTACAATATAGAATTTCATGTAGATATTTATCCCGAAAAGGAGTGGAAAAGCAAGCTTACCAAGAGTGAACTGATAGAGAAACTGCAAAACGACCTAAAAGTATATCCAGGGATAGATTTTAATTTTTCCCAGCCGATAACCGATAATGTTGAAGAAGCAGCCAGTGGAGTGAAAGGGTCCATCGCCGTCAAAGTATTTGGTAAAGATCTATATGAATCGGAGCAAACGGCGGATAAGATATATAATGTATTGCAGACAGTCGAAGGCATTGAAGACTTGGGCGTTATCAGGAATATTGGTCAACCAGAACTGAGGATTGAACTAAACGAAGCCAGTTTAGCCAGATATGGCGTTGCTAAAGAAGATATTCAGTCGATCATTGAAATGGCGATAGGAGGGAAAAGTGCTTCTTTGCTATACGAAGATGAACGGAAATTTCACATCATGGTTCGTTATGCGGAAGAATTCAGAAGAAATGAGGAAGAAATCGGTAAAATTTTAGTTCCGGCTAAAGATGGGGCAATGATTCCAATCCAAGAACTGGCCGATATCAAAACAATCACCGGACCGTTGATTATATACAGAGATAATCATACCCGCTTTTGTGCGGTGAAATTCTCTGTCAGGGGGCGGGATATGGGAAGTGCCGTAAAAGAAGCTCAACAGAAAGTATCTCAACAGGTTTCTCTCCCTGAGGGTTATACCTTGAAATGGACCGGCGATTTTGAGAATCAGCAACGAGCCAGTAAACGATTGGCGCAAGTTGTTCCTATCAGTATAGCTATTATTTTTATTATTCTGTTTGTTCTTTTTGGAAATTCAAGAGATGCTGGTCTGGTTTTATTGAATGTTCCTTATGCAGCAGTTGGAGGAATAGGTGCTTTGTTAATTACCGGATTTAATTTTTCCATTTCTGCTGGTATTGGATTCATTGCTCTTTTTGGTATTTGCATTCAGAATGGAGTTATTGTTGTTTCTGATATTAAGCAAAACCTGTGGAACGGATTAAAACTGGAAGACGCTATTCACCAGAGTGTAAAAGTCCGGGTACGTTCTGTCTTGATGACGGCTATGATGGCAACTATCGGTTTGATGCCAGCAGCTGTAAGTACTGGTATCGGATCCGAAAGTCAACGTCCGCTAGCTATTGTCATCATTGGAGGCTTGGTGACAGCAACCATTTTCACTTTATTTATATTCCCGTTGATGGTCGAAGCTGTCTACAGAATGGTTCTATTCGATAAAAATGGGAAATTAAAACAAAGAAAATTGTGA
- a CDS encoding response regulator transcription factor: MAKILVAEDEINIASFIKRGLEEFGYTVVTASNGEEAWGMICQESFDLLMLDIIMPQMDGLQLCQLFRQKFGYVTPILMVTALGTTDDIVAGLDAGADDYISKPFSFAELQARLRALLRRREPHPSAAILECADLQLNTATRRAYRNGQPIDLTVKECRLLEFFMHNQGSALSRMQLLREVWDKNFDTNTNIVDVYVNYLRSKIDKGFDKKLIHTVVGVGYMMEA, encoded by the coding sequence ATGGCTAAAATTTTAGTGGCAGAAGATGAGATAAACATTGCTTCCTTCATTAAAAGGGGATTGGAAGAATTCGGTTATACTGTCGTAACGGCCAGCAATGGGGAAGAGGCTTGGGGTATGATTTGCCAAGAATCATTTGATCTATTGATGCTTGACATTATCATGCCCCAGATGGATGGCCTGCAACTTTGCCAGCTGTTCCGCCAGAAATTTGGATATGTTACTCCAATCCTTATGGTAACGGCTTTAGGAACTACTGATGACATTGTAGCTGGATTGGATGCAGGAGCCGACGATTATATATCTAAACCTTTTAGTTTTGCCGAATTACAGGCCAGATTACGGGCATTGCTGCGTAGGAGGGAGCCTCACCCTTCTGCGGCAATCCTGGAATGTGCAGACCTGCAATTAAACACAGCTACCCGGAGAGCTTATCGGAACGGACAGCCGATCGACCTGACAGTAAAAGAATGCCGGTTGTTGGAATTCTTTATGCACAATCAAGGCTCTGCACTGAGCCGGATGCAGCTCTTGCGGGAAGTCTGGGACAAGAATTTTGATACCAATACAAATATCGTAGATGTATATGTCAATTACCTCCGCTCTAAAATAGATAAAGGTTTTGACAAAAAATTGATTCATACGGTAGTAGGAGTCGGCTATATGATGGAAGCATGA
- a CDS encoding dihydroorotate dehydrogenase electron transfer subunit — protein sequence MKKYMLDMKVTENCRLHHNYCLLKLTADEPLPDMNPGQFVQVRVANSATTFLRRPISVNFVDKQTNELWLLIQLVGDGTRKLAEAKRGDLINILLPLGNGFSLPNLGEAKKLLLIGGGVGTAPMLYLGARLKEMGCEPIFLLGARSKNDLLQLDLFEQYGKVYVTTEDGSMGEKGYVTNHSVLQSVHFDQIYTCGPKPMMMAVAKYAAGESIACEVSLENTMACGIGACLCCVEKTKDEHHVCVCTEGPVFNIEKLSWLN from the coding sequence ATGAAGAAGTATATGCTTGATATGAAGGTGACGGAAAATTGTCGGCTTCATCATAATTATTGTCTGCTAAAGCTTACAGCAGATGAACCCTTGCCGGATATGAATCCCGGCCAATTTGTACAAGTTAGAGTAGCCAATTCAGCTACAACCTTCTTGAGGCGCCCAATATCCGTTAACTTTGTTGATAAGCAGACAAATGAGCTCTGGTTATTGATTCAGTTGGTTGGTGATGGAACCCGCAAGTTAGCCGAAGCAAAAAGAGGGGATTTAATAAACATTTTGCTGCCATTAGGAAACGGATTCTCTTTGCCAAATCTGGGTGAAGCGAAGAAGTTGCTTTTGATTGGTGGTGGTGTCGGCACGGCCCCCATGCTATATTTGGGAGCCCGTCTGAAAGAAATGGGATGTGAACCTATATTCTTGTTGGGTGCTCGTTCTAAGAATGATTTACTCCAGTTGGACCTGTTTGAGCAATATGGAAAGGTATACGTAACTACAGAAGATGGTTCGATGGGAGAAAAAGGGTATGTTACCAATCACTCTGTATTGCAATCAGTTCATTTTGATCAGATTTATACGTGTGGGCCTAAGCCAATGATGATGGCAGTTGCTAAATATGCTGCTGGAGAGTCAATAGCTTGTGAAGTCTCTTTAGAGAACACTATGGCTTGTGGTATTGGTGCTTGTCTTTGTTGTGTAGAGAAGACCAAAGACGAACATCATGTGTGTGTATGTACGGAAGGACCTGTTTTTAATATTGAAAAATTATCATGGCTGAACTAA
- a CDS encoding phosphoglycerate kinase: MTIDQFNFAGKKAIVRVDFNVPLDENGKITDDTRIRGALPTLKKILADGGSLIIMSHMGKPKGKVNAKYSLSQIVDAVSAQLGVPVKFAPDCAKAGDAAAALKPGEVLLLENLRFYPEEEGKPVGIEKEDPGYEEAKKAMKASQKEFAKTLASYADCYVNDAFGTAHRKHASTAVIADYFDADHKMLGYLMEKEVQAVDNVLSNIKHPFTAIMGGSKVSTKIGIIENLMDKVDNLILCGGMTYTFAKAQGGKIGMSICEDDKLDLALDIIAKAKAKGVNLVLGTDCVAADAFSNDAHTMICPANDVPDGWEGLDAGPETRKAFADAIKGAKTILWNGPAGVFEFDNFTAGSRAIAEAIAEATANGAFSLIGGGDSVACINKFGMADKVSYISTGGGALLEAIEGKVLPGIAAIKGE, translated from the coding sequence ATGACAATTGATCAGTTTAATTTTGCCGGTAAAAAGGCAATTGTTCGCGTGGACTTCAATGTACCTCTCGACGAAAATGGTAAAATTACAGATGATACCCGTATTCGTGGTGCTCTGCCTACATTGAAAAAGATTTTGGCAGACGGTGGTAGCTTAATCATTATGTCTCACATGGGCAAACCGAAAGGAAAGGTAAACGCCAAGTATTCATTGAGCCAAATTGTTGATGCTGTATCAGCTCAGCTGGGTGTTCCTGTTAAATTTGCTCCAGATTGTGCAAAAGCAGGCGACGCTGCTGCTGCATTGAAACCAGGAGAAGTTCTTCTGTTGGAAAACTTACGTTTCTATCCGGAAGAAGAAGGTAAACCTGTAGGCATTGAAAAAGAAGATCCAGGCTACGAAGAAGCAAAGAAGGCTATGAAGGCTTCTCAAAAAGAATTCGCAAAAACTTTAGCTTCTTATGCTGATTGTTATGTAAATGATGCATTTGGTACTGCACACCGTAAGCATGCATCAACAGCTGTTATCGCTGATTATTTTGATGCTGACCATAAGATGTTAGGCTACCTGATGGAAAAAGAAGTACAGGCTGTAGATAATGTATTAAGCAATATCAAACATCCGTTTACTGCTATCATGGGTGGTTCTAAAGTATCCACAAAAATTGGTATTATTGAAAACCTGATGGACAAGGTAGATAACTTGATCTTATGTGGTGGTATGACTTACACATTTGCTAAGGCTCAAGGTGGAAAGATTGGTATGTCTATCTGCGAAGATGATAAGCTGGACTTGGCTTTGGACATCATTGCTAAAGCTAAAGCTAAAGGTGTTAACCTGGTATTAGGTACAGACTGTGTAGCAGCTGATGCATTTTCAAATGATGCCCACACTATGATCTGCCCGGCTAACGATGTTCCTGATGGTTGGGAAGGTTTGGATGCTGGTCCTGAGACTCGTAAGGCTTTTGCAGATGCTATTAAAGGTGCTAAGACAATCCTTTGGAACGGTCCTGCTGGTGTATTTGAATTTGATAACTTTACTGCAGGTTCACGTGCTATTGCTGAAGCTATTGCAGAAGCAACAGCTAACGGTGCTTTCTCATTAATTGGTGGGGGTGACTCAGTTGCTTGTATCAACAAATTTGGTATGGCAGACAAGGTTTCTTACATCTCTACAGGTGGTGGTGCTTTGTTGGAAGCTATCGAAGGTAAAGTTTTACCGGGTATCGCTGCAATCAAAGGTGAATAA
- a CDS encoding sensor histidine kinase, whose amino-acid sequence MKTGNKIVWVYTWLIMGLVVFVVVLFYILTARSINKVYESYLAERAIATAEKYWERDELDDASYDLVQKRYDQALPIAKELILNADSIIKARKSLSRYLSDEDINELYSKHIVHFEGKEHQYGVAIYYPDNEGNFIVLIRSNNQYGADIIARMGWLLLAAFGLTAVLVYGVGKLYAGRLVNQIDEAYQNEKSFISNASHELNNPLTAIQGECEITLLRERTPAEYASALERIKSESQRMIILMKHLLFLSRGDKEIINSAIEPIHLQDFFQTLVTDPVRFKKEGPEVIVEANPHLLGIAIQNIINNAYKYSKGKEVEIRTKGYNVYIEDQGIGISSDDIKRIFQPFYRGKNARGFEGQGIGLTLSVRILKSFGARVKINSELNKGTQVHICFQPSSISTQRSK is encoded by the coding sequence ATGAAAACAGGAAACAAGATAGTTTGGGTATATACATGGCTTATCATGGGATTGGTTGTGTTCGTGGTGGTATTATTCTATATCCTCACAGCACGATCTATTAATAAAGTATATGAATCGTATCTGGCTGAACGAGCAATCGCTACAGCTGAAAAATATTGGGAACGGGATGAATTGGATGATGCAAGCTACGATCTGGTGCAAAAGCGTTATGATCAGGCATTACCAATTGCTAAGGAGTTAATTCTGAATGCAGATTCCATTATTAAGGCTAGAAAGTCATTATCCCGTTATTTATCGGACGAAGACATAAATGAATTGTATTCAAAACATATCGTACATTTTGAAGGAAAAGAACATCAATATGGTGTAGCCATTTATTATCCAGATAATGAAGGGAATTTTATCGTCTTAATTCGATCCAATAATCAATATGGTGCGGACATTATTGCTCGCATGGGCTGGTTACTGCTTGCAGCCTTTGGACTAACAGCTGTCCTTGTCTATGGAGTTGGTAAATTATATGCCGGACGTTTAGTGAACCAGATAGACGAAGCTTATCAAAATGAGAAATCTTTTATTAGTAATGCTTCTCATGAACTGAATAATCCGTTGACAGCCATTCAAGGAGAATGCGAAATAACGCTGTTGCGGGAACGAACTCCAGCAGAATATGCATCTGCCTTAGAACGTATTAAGTCTGAAAGCCAACGAATGATTATTCTGATGAAACACTTGCTATTTCTTTCTAGAGGAGACAAAGAAATCATTAATAGTGCTATCGAACCTATTCATTTACAGGATTTTTTTCAAACATTAGTAACTGATCCAGTTCGTTTTAAAAAGGAGGGCCCTGAGGTAATTGTTGAAGCCAATCCACATTTATTAGGTATTGCTATTCAAAACATTATCAACAACGCTTACAAATATTCGAAAGGAAAAGAAGTCGAAATACGTACTAAAGGTTACAATGTATATATTGAAGATCAAGGAATTGGTATTTCTTCAGATGACATCAAACGTATTTTCCAGCCATTTTATCGGGGTAAAAATGCAAGAGGTTTTGAAGGACAAGGCATTGGTTTGACATTATCTGTTCGGATTCTAAAATCATTCGGCGCTCGTGTAAAAATCAATTCAGAATTAAACAAGGGAACTCAAGTTCATATTTGTTTCCAGCCATCTTCAATATCAACACAGAGAAGTAAGTAA
- a CDS encoding dihydroorotate dehydrogenase, which translates to MAELSVNIGNLQLKNPVMTASGTFGYGIEYADFIDISRLGGIFVKGTTIQPREGNPYPRMAETPAGMLNAVGLQNKGAQYFADHIYPEIKDIDTNMIVNVSGSSVETYVECAEKIAELDRIPAIELNISCPNVKQGGMSFGVTAHGAAEVVRAVRKAYPKTLIVKLSPNVTDITEIARAVEAEGADAVSMINTMMGMAINAEKRKPVLSTITGGLSGPCVKPVALRMVWQSAKVLNIPIIGLGGISNWKDAVEFMLAGATAIQIGTYNFIDPTISIQVIDGINDYCDRHGFKSVKEIIGALEI; encoded by the coding sequence ATGGCTGAACTAAGTGTTAATATAGGAAATTTGCAGTTGAAGAATCCGGTAATGACTGCATCAGGCACGTTTGGATATGGCATAGAATATGCTGATTTTATTGACATTTCCCGTTTAGGAGGTATTTTTGTTAAAGGAACAACCATACAACCGCGCGAAGGTAATCCGTACCCGAGAATGGCAGAGACACCGGCAGGAATGCTTAATGCAGTCGGGTTACAAAATAAGGGTGCTCAATATTTTGCGGATCATATTTATCCAGAAATTAAGGATATTGATACGAATATGATTGTGAATGTAAGTGGATCTTCAGTTGAAACTTATGTGGAATGTGCTGAAAAAATAGCTGAACTGGATCGGATCCCGGCTATTGAGCTGAATATATCCTGCCCGAATGTCAAACAAGGAGGTATGTCGTTTGGTGTAACAGCCCATGGAGCTGCGGAGGTTGTCCGGGCAGTTCGTAAGGCTTATCCAAAGACCCTTATTGTAAAACTTTCACCAAATGTAACAGATATAACCGAGATCGCCCGGGCAGTTGAAGCAGAAGGAGCAGATGCTGTTTCTATGATCAATACAATGATGGGAATGGCTATTAATGCTGAAAAACGAAAACCAGTTTTATCTACAATAACTGGAGGTCTTTCGGGGCCTTGCGTTAAGCCCGTTGCCCTCCGGATGGTATGGCAGAGCGCCAAGGTTTTGAACATTCCGATTATCGGGTTAGGAGGTATATCTAATTGGAAAGATGCTGTTGAATTTATGTTGGCGGGAGCAACAGCTATACAGATTGGAACTTATAATTTTATAGATCCTACCATTTCTATTCAGGTAATAGATGGAATCAATGACTACTGTGATCGGCACGGGTTCAAATCTGTAAAGGAAATAATTGGAGCATTAGAGATATAA
- the htpG gene encoding molecular chaperone HtpG, protein MNKNGNIGVTSENIFPIIKKFLYSDHEIFLRELVSNAVDATQKLKTLASVGEFKGEMGDLTVRVKFDDQTITISDRGIGMTAEEIDKYINQIAFSGAEEFVEKYKNDAAAIIGHFGLGFYSSFMVSKKVEIVTKSYKEGAQAVKWSCDGTPTYTLEETEKADRGTDIILYIDDENKDFLNQQKITDLLKKYCRFLPVPIAFGKKQEWKDGKYVDTDEDNIINDTTPAWVRKPADLKDEDYKKFYQELYPMSDEPLFWIHLNVDYPFNLTGILYFPRIKSNIDLHRNKIQLYCNQVFVTDSVEGIVPEFLTLLHGVIDSPDIPLNVSRSYLQSDQNVKKISSHITKKVADRLEEIFKTDRKQFEEKWDYLKLFIQYGMLTDEKFYDRAVKFALLKDIDDKYYTLDEYKTLIKDNQTDKDGTLVYLYTTNKNEQYSYIQAAKDKGYSVLVMNGQLDVHAIGQLEQKLDKVRFVRVDSDTIDRLIAKEDVGKVSLEEQQREALQEIFKSQLPKLEKTEFMVTLEALGENSNPVVLTQGEYMRRMREMSAMQPGMSFYGEMPDSYNLVINTDHALVKDILASEESACNEKLQPILADMKGWKARQSDLRETQNSKKEEEITEAEKEDMTNTNKKIAELRVECNKIIAEYAASNKKVSQLIDLALLSNGLLKGEALSNFIKRSVDLIH, encoded by the coding sequence ATGAATAAGAATGGTAATATCGGGGTTACAAGTGAAAACATCTTCCCGATCATCAAAAAGTTCTTGTATAGTGATCACGAAATTTTCTTACGTGAACTCGTTTCAAATGCAGTCGATGCCACGCAGAAATTGAAGACATTGGCCTCAGTTGGTGAATTCAAAGGTGAAATGGGTGATCTGACAGTTCGTGTTAAATTCGACGATCAGACGATTACCATCTCTGATAGAGGTATTGGTATGACGGCTGAAGAAATCGATAAATATATCAATCAGATAGCCTTTTCAGGTGCTGAAGAATTTGTTGAGAAATATAAGAATGATGCAGCAGCAATCATCGGTCATTTCGGGTTGGGATTCTACTCCTCTTTCATGGTATCAAAGAAGGTAGAAATTGTTACCAAGTCATATAAAGAAGGCGCACAAGCTGTAAAATGGAGCTGCGACGGTACTCCTACTTATACCTTGGAAGAAACTGAAAAGGCAGACCGTGGTACTGATATTATTCTGTACATTGATGATGAAAATAAAGATTTTCTGAATCAACAGAAAATTACAGACCTGCTGAAGAAATACTGTCGTTTCTTGCCTGTTCCTATCGCATTCGGTAAAAAACAGGAATGGAAAGACGGTAAATATGTGGATACCGATGAGGATAATATTATTAATGATACGACACCGGCCTGGGTTCGTAAACCGGCTGATTTGAAAGATGAAGATTATAAAAAGTTCTATCAGGAACTTTATCCGATGTCAGACGAACCGCTTTTCTGGATTCACTTAAATGTGGATTATCCGTTTAATCTGACAGGTATTCTTTACTTCCCACGTATCAAGAGTAATATTGATTTACACCGGAACAAGATTCAGTTGTATTGCAATCAGGTATTCGTCACAGATTCTGTAGAAGGAATCGTACCTGAATTCCTTACATTGCTGCATGGTGTAATCGATTCACCGGATATCCCATTGAATGTTTCACGTTCCTATCTGCAGAGCGACCAGAATGTAAAGAAGATTTCAAGCCATATTACGAAAAAAGTAGCCGATCGCTTGGAAGAAATCTTCAAAACAGACCGGAAACAATTCGAAGAAAAATGGGATTATCTGAAGCTCTTCATTCAGTATGGAATGTTGACAGATGAAAAATTCTATGATCGTGCAGTTAAGTTTGCCTTGCTGAAAGACATTGATGATAAATATTATACGCTTGATGAATACAAGACGTTAATTAAAGACAATCAGACAGACAAAGACGGTACACTGGTTTATTTGTACACGACGAATAAGAATGAACAATACAGTTATATCCAGGCCGCCAAGGATAAAGGATACAGCGTATTGGTTATGAATGGTCAGTTGGATGTTCATGCTATTGGCCAGTTGGAACAAAAGTTGGATAAAGTCCGTTTCGTTCGTGTAGATAGTGATACAATCGACCGTTTGATTGCTAAAGAAGACGTCGGAAAAGTTTCATTGGAAGAACAACAGCGGGAAGCATTGCAGGAAATCTTCAAGAGCCAATTGCCTAAACTGGAAAAGACTGAGTTTATGGTCACTTTGGAAGCTTTAGGAGAAAATTCTAATCCTGTTGTACTGACACAAGGTGAATATATGCGTCGTATGCGTGAGATGTCGGCTATGCAGCCGGGAATGTCTTTCTACGGAGAAATGCCTGATAGCTATAATCTGGTAATTAATACAGATCACGCCTTAGTAAAAGACATTTTGGCAAGTGAAGAATCAGCATGTAATGAAAAATTACAGCCTATTCTGGCCGATATGAAGGGATGGAAAGCTCGTCAGTCAGATTTGCGTGAAACTCAAAATAGTAAAAAAGAAGAGGAAATCACGGAAGCTGAAAAAGAAGACATGACTAATACAAATAAAAAGATTGCAGAATTGCGTGTTGAGTGCAATAAGATTATTGCCGAATATGCAGCTAGCAACAAGAAAGTTAGTCAGTTGATTGACTTAGCCTTATTAAGCAACGGCTTACTGAAAGGCGAAGCTTTGAGCAACTTCATCAAACGCAGTGTTGACTTGATACATTGA
- a CDS encoding helix-turn-helix domain-containing protein, which translates to MDYEVVNMKDRIVKIMERERMGQAQFASAIGIQRAAMSHIISGRNNPSLDVMLKILHRYPQLNPDWLLFGKGEMLRSSDSSVEQAEDQAKTPPQLHLMADDHVEVSQAALNTEREPLEEQMAISVEKTSKTVSRIMVFYSDNTYDTFVPERVDEE; encoded by the coding sequence ATGGACTATGAAGTTGTAAATATGAAGGATCGGATCGTGAAAATAATGGAACGAGAACGAATGGGTCAAGCACAGTTTGCCAGTGCTATAGGAATTCAGCGTGCGGCGATGTCACACATCATATCTGGACGGAATAATCCAAGTTTGGATGTTATGCTAAAAATATTGCATCGCTACCCACAGCTGAATCCGGATTGGTTATTATTCGGTAAAGGAGAAATGTTACGTAGCAGTGATTCTTCAGTAGAGCAGGCAGAAGACCAGGCTAAAACTCCACCTCAACTGCATTTAATGGCTGATGATCATGTAGAAGTTTCGCAAGCAGCTCTTAACACGGAAAGAGAGCCATTGGAGGAACAAATGGCTATATCCGTAGAAAAAACGAGTAAAACCGTTAGTCGAATTATGGTATTTTATTCAGATAATACTTATGATACGTTTGTTCCTGAGCGCGTAGATGAAGAATAA